A window of Verrucomicrobiota bacterium contains these coding sequences:
- a CDS encoding sulfatase, protein MKPFLLALLVAGLPLGGLASAPNVLFIVVDDLNVDIASYGHPLVQTPHLDRLRARSLQFNRAYCQYPLCNPSRNSFLSGLYPGTSGNLNNADSLRELLPDLVTLPQLFKENGYRAISTGKVFHQRDPQSWTQISDLYTGDLLPMDREPRFYQQGQEKRTRGPGAMLGDDTVPWFQWRSVTEGEEFLKDFQIARATIRRADELAADGVPFFLAVGFARPHDPFFAPKRFFDLYPLDSLQLPQTPGDASTVPDYAFYHVFQKAFQNMTHEEKLRAMQAYYAGTSYMDEQLGRVLDHMEAKGLLKNTHIVFFGDHGFQVGEKDYWNKAVLFERSCRAPLLISSPGMAQAGQSTDRIVEFIDLYPTLAELCGLEPPDHLEGLSLVPLLQDPNAPRREIAYSYCNGDRSVRDPRYRYTLWKRGSEALYDHQHDPEEHYNLADNPEYAAVLTRLRGLVANMPEPPK, encoded by the coding sequence ATGAAACCCTTCCTCCTCGCCCTCTTGGTGGCTGGCTTGCCACTGGGCGGACTAGCAAGCGCCCCCAATGTGCTCTTCATCGTGGTCGACGACCTCAATGTCGACATCGCCTCCTACGGACACCCCTTGGTGCAGACCCCTCACCTCGACCGGCTTCGGGCGCGCAGCCTCCAGTTCAATCGAGCCTACTGCCAATACCCGCTCTGCAACCCCAGCCGCAATTCCTTCCTCTCCGGCCTCTACCCCGGCACCAGCGGCAACCTCAACAACGCCGATTCCCTCCGGGAACTCCTGCCCGATCTCGTCACCCTCCCCCAGCTCTTCAAAGAAAATGGCTACCGGGCCATCTCCACCGGCAAAGTCTTCCACCAGCGCGATCCCCAGTCCTGGACCCAGATTTCCGACCTCTACACCGGCGACCTTCTTCCGATGGACCGGGAACCGCGATTCTATCAGCAAGGACAAGAAAAACGGACCCGAGGCCCAGGAGCCATGCTGGGCGATGACACCGTGCCCTGGTTCCAATGGCGCTCCGTCACCGAAGGCGAAGAGTTTCTCAAGGACTTCCAAATCGCCCGCGCCACCATCCGGCGGGCGGATGAACTGGCAGCGGACGGGGTGCCCTTCTTCCTCGCGGTCGGCTTCGCCCGACCGCACGACCCCTTCTTCGCGCCCAAACGCTTCTTCGACCTCTATCCACTCGACTCGCTCCAGCTCCCCCAGACCCCAGGCGATGCCAGCACCGTGCCGGACTACGCCTTCTATCACGTCTTCCAAAAGGCCTTCCAGAACATGACCCACGAAGAAAAGCTCCGCGCCATGCAAGCCTACTATGCGGGCACCTCCTACATGGATGAGCAACTGGGTCGCGTCCTCGACCACATGGAGGCCAAGGGCCTGCTGAAGAACACCCACATTGTCTTCTTCGGCGATCACGGCTTCCAAGTCGGAGAGAAAGACTACTGGAACAAAGCAGTCCTCTTTGAGCGATCCTGCCGCGCTCCCCTCCTGATTTCCAGCCCCGGGATGGCGCAAGCAGGCCAGAGCACCGATCGCATCGTGGAGTTCATCGATCTCTACCCCACCTTGGCCGAACTCTGCGGACTGGAGCCGCCGGACCACCTCGAAGGGCTCAGCCTCGTCCCGCTCTTGCAGGACCCGAACGCGCCCCGACGAGAAATCGCCTACTCCTACTGCAATGGAGACCGCTCCGTGCGGGATCCACGCTATCGCTACACCCTCTGGAAACGAGGCAGCGAGGCCCTCTACGATCACCAGCATGACCCGGAGGAACACTACAACCTGGCAGACAACCCGGAATACGCCGCCGTCCTCACCCGCCTTCGCGGCCTCGTCGCCAACATGCCCGAACCGCCGAAATAG
- a CDS encoding ABC transporter ATP-binding protein, with translation MAAAAEFPPPPPPSEGPPWAVELRDLRVDYGETLAVNDLTLQIRRGEVFGLVGPNGAGKTSTFKVLATLLEPTYGEVRIGGLDLAEEPSAVRSRLGYMPDLAPVPSDLRVWEFLDFFGAAHGLSSQERAERSEESLQAVRLTEKRQAKCSDLSRGMKQRLVLAKVMLHRPELLILDEPASGMDPLSRLALRESLQAWAKEGRAVVVSSHILGELSEMCTRIGVLHQGALLAEGPVDEVANRLAGQGRKIRVRFLPGPRAGERMASLVQEDPAVTGLELEEGEAIFFYAGQAEEQVALLRRLVEGGLQVESFAEERARLEEALVSLDGGEQE, from the coding sequence ATGGCGGCTGCTGCGGAATTCCCTCCTCCTCCTCCTCCTTCCGAGGGCCCGCCTTGGGCGGTCGAGCTGCGAGATCTGCGAGTCGATTACGGGGAGACTCTGGCGGTCAATGATCTCACCCTTCAGATCCGGCGGGGCGAGGTCTTCGGGCTGGTCGGTCCGAATGGGGCCGGGAAGACGAGCACCTTCAAAGTGCTCGCGACCCTGCTGGAGCCGACCTACGGGGAGGTGCGGATCGGGGGGCTGGACTTGGCCGAGGAACCGTCAGCGGTTCGCAGTCGCTTAGGCTACATGCCCGATCTCGCACCCGTCCCGAGCGACTTGCGGGTCTGGGAATTTCTCGATTTCTTCGGAGCGGCCCACGGGCTTTCCTCTCAGGAGAGAGCGGAGCGCAGCGAGGAGTCTCTCCAAGCGGTCCGCCTGACCGAAAAACGCCAGGCGAAGTGCTCGGACCTTTCTCGAGGGATGAAGCAGCGACTGGTGCTGGCCAAGGTCATGCTGCATCGGCCAGAGCTGCTCATTCTGGACGAGCCGGCCAGTGGCATGGATCCCTTGTCCCGCCTGGCTTTGCGGGAATCCCTCCAGGCCTGGGCCAAGGAGGGGCGTGCGGTCGTGGTCAGTTCTCACATCCTGGGCGAGCTGTCTGAGATGTGCACCCGGATTGGGGTGCTGCATCAAGGAGCGCTCTTGGCGGAGGGACCAGTCGATGAGGTGGCCAATCGCTTGGCAGGCCAAGGCCGGAAGATCCGCGTGCGCTTTTTGCCGGGGCCGAGGGCGGGGGAGCGGATGGCTTCGCTTGTGCAAGAGGACCCTGCGGTGACCGGTTTGGAGCTAGAGGAGGGCGAGGCGATTTTTTTCTACGCCGGCCAGGCAGAGGAGCAGGTCGCGCTTCTGAGACGCTTGGTCGAGGGGGGGCTGCAGGTGGAGAGTTTCGCCGAGGAGCGGGCTCGCTTGGAGGAGGCCCTGGTGAGCTTGGATGGGGGGGAGCAGGAGTGA
- a CDS encoding UTP--glucose-1-phosphate uridylyltransferase, producing the protein MADFTPIAEKMRRAGLGEPVIRSFERNYQALVAGSSTDIPEASIRPAVDLPRADQLPEGDDSLLSQAVVIKLNGGLGTSMGLSKAKSLLEVRDGQSFLDLIAKQVAWRRAQGAPTLRFLLMNSFSTSEDSRAALAKHPELGPPEELEFVQNKVPKLSASDFSAAQWAAQPELEWCPPGHGDLYLALAGSGKLAALLAEGVKYAFISNADNLGAWPDPAILRHFAESESSFLMEVTRRTESDKKGGHLAVRVADEQLVLREVAQCPEEDLERFQDIARHRFFNTNNLWVRLDRLQEALEANDGIFPLPCIRNQKTVDPREGDSPAVFQLETAMGAAVECFGDATALEVPRSRFAPVKLTSDLLALRSDAFQVTEDFRLELVAEREGQPPFIELDKKHYKLVEGLDALLATGVPSLAACQRLSVQGPARFAEGVRCQGEVTFENPGDEVAVIPAGTYQDEKVSLSGS; encoded by the coding sequence ATGGCCGATTTCACTCCCATCGCCGAAAAAATGCGCCGAGCTGGTTTGGGCGAGCCCGTGATTCGCTCCTTCGAGCGCAACTACCAGGCGCTGGTGGCCGGTTCCAGCACGGACATTCCCGAGGCCAGCATTCGCCCAGCGGTCGATCTTCCTCGTGCGGACCAGTTGCCCGAAGGCGATGACTCGCTGCTTTCCCAAGCGGTCGTGATCAAACTGAACGGCGGTCTGGGCACGAGTATGGGGCTTTCAAAGGCCAAGTCTCTTTTGGAGGTGCGGGATGGGCAATCGTTTCTCGATCTGATCGCGAAGCAGGTCGCCTGGCGGCGGGCCCAGGGGGCGCCCACCCTGCGGTTTCTGCTCATGAACAGTTTTTCGACGAGCGAGGACTCCCGGGCGGCGCTGGCCAAGCATCCCGAGCTGGGCCCCCCAGAGGAGCTGGAGTTTGTCCAAAACAAGGTCCCCAAGCTCTCGGCCTCTGATTTTTCGGCGGCCCAATGGGCGGCCCAACCGGAACTGGAATGGTGCCCGCCCGGCCACGGGGATCTCTACCTGGCCTTGGCTGGTTCCGGGAAGCTGGCGGCGCTTTTGGCTGAGGGCGTGAAGTATGCGTTCATTTCCAATGCGGACAATCTGGGGGCGTGGCCGGATCCGGCCATTCTTCGCCATTTCGCCGAGAGCGAGAGTTCGTTTCTGATGGAGGTGACGCGGCGGACCGAGAGCGATAAGAAAGGAGGGCACTTGGCAGTGCGGGTGGCGGATGAGCAGCTGGTGCTGCGGGAGGTGGCGCAGTGTCCGGAGGAGGACCTCGAGCGCTTCCAAGACATTGCCAGACACCGCTTTTTCAATACCAACAATCTCTGGGTTCGGCTGGATCGCCTACAAGAGGCGCTCGAAGCCAACGACGGGATCTTTCCCCTGCCGTGCATTCGCAACCAAAAGACGGTCGATCCACGAGAGGGCGATTCCCCAGCGGTCTTCCAGCTGGAAACGGCCATGGGGGCGGCGGTCGAGTGCTTTGGCGACGCCACGGCCCTGGAGGTGCCCCGCTCTCGTTTCGCCCCGGTCAAGCTGACCTCCGATCTGCTGGCGCTGCGCTCGGACGCCTTTCAAGTGACGGAGGACTTTCGGTTGGAGTTGGTGGCCGAGCGAGAGGGCCAGCCTCCTTTCATCGAGCTAGATAAGAAGCACTACAAGCTAGTGGAAGGCTTGGACGCTCTTTTGGCGACCGGTGTCCCCTCCTTGGCGGCTTGCCAACGGCTTTCGGTGCAAGGGCCGGCCCGCTTTGCCGAGGGGGTCCGTTGTCAGGGTGAGGTGACCTTTGAGAATCCGGGGGACGAGGTGGCCGTGATTCCGGCGGGGACCTATCAGGATGAGAAGGTTTCGCTTTCTGGTTCCTGA
- a CDS encoding polysaccharide deacetylase family protein — protein MISQPVRTVLLIALSIFPLLSLGGCRGRGGSDGPAVIVSDESKPDGQGRNSNARARRAIEYDGPVRRNPDIVVRGNYTPDGRQITWSRANVPGPFVALTFDDGPHPTNTPRLLDILKRRNITATFFVVGSNTNAYPGIIRRMVAEGHEVANHTVNHPNLTQLSQNGVRRELDGSRDAIQRACGVTPTLMRPPYGALSRYQRAWIMEEYRYPTILWDVDPRDWTRPGAAVVADRIVKGTRNGSIILAHDIHAPTIDAMPSTLDRLLGKGFRFVTVSELLALHQASAPTPEATGTEE, from the coding sequence ATGATTTCCCAACCTGTGCGGACTGTCCTTCTCATCGCTCTCTCGATCTTTCCCCTTCTCTCCCTGGGCGGTTGTCGAGGACGGGGCGGCAGCGATGGTCCGGCGGTCATTGTGAGCGATGAGAGCAAGCCGGACGGTCAGGGGCGGAATTCGAATGCCCGGGCCCGACGCGCCATTGAGTATGATGGCCCGGTCCGCAGGAATCCCGACATCGTGGTGCGGGGCAATTACACCCCCGATGGCAGGCAGATCACGTGGTCGCGAGCCAATGTCCCCGGGCCCTTCGTGGCCTTGACTTTCGACGATGGTCCGCATCCCACGAATACCCCGCGTCTCTTGGACATTCTGAAGCGACGCAACATCACGGCGACCTTTTTTGTGGTTGGCTCGAACACCAACGCCTACCCGGGCATCATCCGGCGGATGGTGGCGGAGGGCCACGAGGTGGCCAACCACACGGTCAACCATCCCAATCTGACCCAGCTCTCCCAGAACGGGGTGCGCCGGGAACTCGATGGATCGCGCGACGCCATCCAACGAGCCTGCGGGGTGACCCCCACTCTGATGCGACCGCCTTACGGCGCGCTTTCCCGCTACCAGCGAGCCTGGATCATGGAGGAGTATCGCTACCCCACCATTTTGTGGGACGTGGACCCGCGGGACTGGACGCGACCTGGCGCGGCCGTGGTGGCGGACCGCATTGTCAAGGGCACCCGCAATGGCTCGATCATCCTGGCCCATGACATCCACGCTCCCACCATCGATGCCATGCCTTCGACCTTGGACCGATTGCTCGGGAAGGGGTTTCGCTTCGTCACGGTCTCGGAGCTTTTGGCCTTGCATCAAGCGAGCGCTCCCACTCCCGAGGCGACCGGGACCGAGGAGTAA
- a CDS encoding phosphatidate cytidylyltransferase: MSKRRTLLRRTCSTLVLWALVTVALLLSEGWLFFLILGGISLLGLWEYLLMLGPQVPSPLRVFSFLSGLLYLGAMYAWLHLTGDPVVGQLDTGMLVLLMIGAFIFQLSGRFREERSIWDVMHSVFAVLYTCFLFNFATRLLYLPKVEEVGATSGQLYILFLLVATKFTDMGAFLTGMAFGRTKMSPSISPKKTWEGFAGSIVFGVLGGALIYWIFQDRLWGMTWLHVFVMGLLISLMAVVGDLAESMMKRTLQVKDSGGVLPGIGGVLDLIDSICFTAPLMYFYLQLFVFRYV, from the coding sequence GTGAGCAAGAGGCGAACGCTTCTCAGGCGGACGTGCAGCACGCTGGTGCTCTGGGCGCTCGTGACGGTGGCGCTCTTATTGAGTGAAGGCTGGCTCTTTTTCCTGATCTTGGGAGGCATTTCTTTGCTGGGCTTGTGGGAGTATCTTTTGATGCTCGGCCCCCAGGTGCCGTCTCCCCTGCGGGTCTTCTCTTTTTTGAGTGGCCTACTCTACCTGGGAGCGATGTATGCCTGGCTCCATCTCACGGGGGACCCGGTCGTGGGACAGCTCGATACCGGGATGTTGGTGCTCCTGATGATCGGCGCCTTCATTTTCCAATTGAGCGGCCGCTTCCGGGAGGAGCGGTCCATTTGGGATGTCATGCATTCGGTCTTTGCCGTGCTCTATACCTGTTTCCTGTTCAATTTCGCGACGCGGCTGCTTTATCTTCCCAAGGTGGAGGAGGTGGGCGCGACTTCGGGGCAGCTTTACATTCTCTTTCTGCTGGTGGCGACCAAGTTCACTGATATGGGAGCCTTTCTGACCGGGATGGCTTTTGGCCGCACCAAGATGTCGCCCAGCATCAGTCCGAAGAAGACTTGGGAAGGGTTTGCTGGATCGATCGTCTTTGGCGTCCTCGGTGGGGCGCTCATTTACTGGATTTTCCAAGACCGTCTTTGGGGAATGACTTGGCTGCATGTCTTTGTGATGGGTTTGCTCATCAGTCTCATGGCGGTGGTGGGAGATTTGGCCGAGTCCATGATGAAGCGGACCTTGCAGGTCAAGGACAGCGGGGGGGTCTTGCCCGGGATTGGCGGGGTCCTCGACCTCATTGACAGCATCTGCTTCACGGCGCCGCTTATGTATTTCTACCTCCAGCTCTTCGTCTTCCGCTATGTCTGA
- a CDS encoding 1-deoxy-D-xylulose-5-phosphate reductoisomerase gives MSEPRQRKVVILGSTGSIGTSALQVARRIPERMQVVGLAANRNLPGLAQQAAEFGVREVGLGSTALREEFAAALPEANRHQGVEGLCELATLPEADLVLVSIIGVEGLRPALAAIEAGKDIAVASKEILVMAGEIVMAAARHQGVQVLPVDSEHNAIFQCLAGMEREQVARLILTASGGPFRETPSEDLEAVTPERALRHPTWEMGQKITIDSATLFNKGLEMIEARWLFDIEMARVEVVVHPQSIVHSLVETVDGSLLAQLSVTDMCFPIQYAVTWPERVEAAVERLDLARLARLDFEAPRTEDFPALDLAREAGRQGGTLPSVLNAANEVAVAAFLEGRLSFPGIWRLVGQVMETHAVGRGSTLEELLEADLWARVEAGRQLESGPVRVQTS, from the coding sequence ATGTCTGAACCCCGGCAGCGGAAGGTGGTCATCCTGGGCAGCACGGGCTCGATCGGCACGAGCGCGCTCCAAGTGGCCCGCCGCATTCCTGAACGGATGCAGGTGGTGGGGTTGGCGGCCAATCGGAACCTGCCCGGGCTGGCCCAGCAGGCGGCGGAGTTCGGGGTGCGCGAGGTCGGCTTGGGCAGCACCGCGCTCCGGGAGGAGTTCGCCGCGGCCCTCCCGGAGGCCAATCGCCACCAGGGGGTGGAGGGACTGTGTGAGTTGGCGACTTTGCCGGAGGCGGACTTGGTGCTGGTCTCGATCATCGGGGTGGAGGGCTTGCGGCCGGCCCTGGCTGCCATCGAGGCGGGCAAGGACATTGCCGTAGCCAGCAAGGAGATCTTGGTGATGGCGGGGGAGATCGTGATGGCCGCGGCCCGGCATCAAGGGGTGCAAGTCCTTCCGGTCGATAGCGAGCACAACGCCATTTTCCAATGTCTCGCCGGAATGGAGCGCGAGCAGGTGGCTCGGCTCATTTTGACCGCTTCGGGGGGGCCCTTCCGGGAAACGCCGAGCGAGGATTTGGAGGCGGTCACTCCTGAAAGAGCCCTCCGCCACCCGACTTGGGAGATGGGTCAGAAAATCACCATCGATTCAGCGACGCTTTTCAACAAGGGCCTGGAGATGATCGAGGCCCGCTGGCTCTTCGACATCGAGATGGCGCGGGTGGAGGTGGTGGTCCATCCGCAGAGCATCGTTCACTCTCTGGTCGAGACGGTGGACGGCTCCCTGCTGGCCCAGCTGAGCGTGACCGATATGTGCTTTCCCATTCAGTATGCGGTCACTTGGCCGGAGCGGGTGGAAGCGGCGGTCGAGCGGCTGGACTTGGCGCGCTTGGCTCGACTCGACTTCGAGGCGCCTCGGACCGAGGATTTTCCGGCGCTCGACTTGGCCAGGGAAGCCGGCCGCCAGGGGGGCACGCTGCCCTCTGTTCTCAATGCCGCCAATGAGGTGGCGGTGGCGGCTTTTCTGGAGGGACGACTCTCCTTTCCCGGCATCTGGCGTCTGGTGGGCCAGGTTATGGAGACCCATGCGGTGGGTCGGGGTTCGACCTTGGAGGAGTTGCTCGAGGCGGACCTTTGGGCCCGGGTGGAGGCGGGGAGGCAGTTGGAATCGGGCCCCGTCCGGGTCCAGACTTCTTAG
- the moaA gene encoding GTP 3',8-cyclase MoaA → MKPAQAAVASPPALDQLGRPLRDLRVSLIDRCNLRCPYCMPREIFGADYPFLPSSAWLSFLDIERIIRAFVPLGLRKLRLTGGEPLLRPKLPELVASLAAIPELDDLALTTNGVRLEALAAPLAEAGLHRVTVSLDGMSPTSVRHLSGERLRSPEPVLRGIDRARSLGLGVKVNTVVRRGVNHHEIVPLARHFIERGLPLRFIEYMDVGNSNDWKREQVVPTKDLHAQVSEHWTLEPLEAAYRGEVARRYRVLDAAPGAEIGFVSSISEPFCRDCNRARLSAEGQLFTCLFASRGTDLRPWLPCADAELSQRLRALWSGRKDRYSEERAEGKAVQKVEMGYIGG, encoded by the coding sequence ATGAAACCCGCGCAAGCAGCAGTCGCTTCTCCGCCCGCGCTCGACCAGCTAGGTCGCCCCCTGCGCGACCTGCGCGTCTCTCTCATCGACCGCTGCAACCTCCGCTGCCCCTACTGCATGCCGCGGGAAATCTTCGGGGCGGACTACCCCTTCCTGCCCTCCTCGGCTTGGCTCTCCTTCCTCGACATCGAGCGCATCATCCGCGCCTTCGTGCCGCTCGGCCTGCGCAAACTCCGCCTCACTGGAGGGGAGCCGCTGCTTCGCCCGAAATTGCCCGAACTCGTCGCCAGCTTGGCCGCCATTCCCGAGTTGGACGACCTCGCGCTCACCACCAATGGCGTCCGCTTGGAGGCTCTGGCCGCGCCCTTGGCCGAAGCGGGCCTGCATCGCGTCACCGTCAGCCTCGATGGGATGAGTCCCACCTCCGTTCGCCACCTCAGCGGAGAGCGCCTCCGCAGCCCGGAGCCAGTCTTGCGTGGCATTGATCGCGCTCGGTCCCTCGGCCTCGGCGTCAAGGTCAACACCGTGGTGCGGCGCGGCGTCAATCATCACGAAATCGTCCCTCTGGCCCGCCACTTCATCGAGCGGGGCCTCCCCCTGCGCTTCATCGAATACATGGACGTCGGCAATAGCAACGACTGGAAGCGAGAGCAAGTCGTGCCCACCAAAGACCTCCACGCGCAAGTCTCGGAGCACTGGACCCTCGAACCGCTCGAGGCCGCCTATCGTGGGGAAGTGGCCCGTCGCTACCGGGTGCTCGACGCCGCCCCCGGCGCAGAAATCGGCTTCGTCTCCTCCATCAGCGAGCCCTTTTGCCGGGACTGCAATCGAGCGCGCCTCTCGGCCGAAGGCCAGCTCTTCACCTGCCTCTTCGCCTCCCGGGGGACGGACTTGCGTCCCTGGCTGCCCTGCGCCGACGCCGAACTCTCCCAGCGCCTGCGCGCCCTCTGGTCCGGACGCAAAGACCGCTACTCCGAAGAGCGCGCCGAAGGCAAAGCCGTCCAGAAAGTGGAAATGGGCTACATCGGCGGATAA
- a CDS encoding molybdopterin molybdotransferase MoeA, with the protein MGKLVNVAEVDALLASEGRDWGTVEVCLAEAAGRILGEPLHAPFPFPSFDRAMMDGVAVSRASLEAGRRSWRLVGHRAAGAAERPPFQQETEALGVATGAAVPAGLDQVLPKEGLSQEGEKVRWTGAIPPLSYIQKMGSDAVAGERILPAGSLLGSREMAAVASCGRAEVVVKRRPRLALLGTGKELVRPGQAKPAEAIYASNGPALGAALWRAGVPSQELPTVEDAPAAVEGALRAALDEAEVLVVTGAVSVGPADYVAPLLTELLGEPLFHGVRQRPGKPMGVWRQGESGCFVFGLPGNPQSALVGLHRHVLPWIHRQMGWVERPEERPLTAAFENPSDFTRFLPVSREGAGVRPEPAGNSGEVMRLLRSEGFLELPPEARTLEAGESFPFRPWL; encoded by the coding sequence ATGGGCAAGCTTGTCAACGTCGCGGAAGTGGATGCTTTGCTCGCGAGCGAGGGTCGGGACTGGGGCACGGTCGAGGTGTGTTTGGCCGAGGCGGCCGGCCGGATTTTGGGAGAACCGCTCCACGCGCCCTTTCCCTTTCCGTCCTTTGACCGGGCCATGATGGATGGGGTGGCCGTGTCGCGCGCCTCGCTCGAAGCGGGGCGACGAAGCTGGCGGCTGGTGGGGCATCGGGCGGCCGGGGCGGCCGAGCGTCCGCCTTTCCAGCAAGAGACCGAGGCCCTCGGAGTGGCGACCGGCGCGGCCGTCCCGGCGGGCTTGGACCAAGTTTTGCCCAAGGAGGGGCTGTCTCAGGAGGGGGAGAAGGTGCGCTGGACGGGTGCGATCCCCCCCCTTTCCTACATCCAAAAAATGGGCTCAGACGCGGTGGCAGGGGAGCGGATTCTTCCGGCTGGGTCTCTCCTCGGGAGCCGGGAGATGGCGGCGGTGGCTTCGTGTGGCCGGGCCGAGGTGGTGGTCAAGAGGCGACCACGCCTTGCGCTCTTGGGCACGGGCAAGGAGTTAGTCCGACCAGGGCAAGCCAAGCCGGCCGAGGCGATCTATGCTTCCAATGGCCCAGCCCTGGGGGCGGCGCTGTGGCGGGCAGGGGTTCCCAGCCAGGAGCTTCCCACGGTCGAGGATGCGCCGGCCGCGGTGGAAGGGGCCTTGCGGGCCGCGCTGGATGAGGCGGAGGTGCTGGTGGTGACGGGGGCGGTTTCGGTCGGCCCGGCCGATTACGTGGCTCCTCTCCTGACCGAGCTCTTAGGGGAACCGCTTTTTCATGGCGTGCGACAGCGGCCGGGCAAGCCGATGGGGGTGTGGAGGCAGGGGGAGTCTGGCTGTTTCGTCTTCGGGCTGCCGGGCAATCCGCAGAGTGCCTTGGTCGGGCTCCACCGGCACGTTTTGCCTTGGATTCACCGGCAAATGGGCTGGGTGGAGCGGCCTGAGGAGCGGCCCTTGACGGCCGCTTTTGAGAATCCTTCGGACTTCACGCGGTTTCTGCCGGTTTCCCGGGAGGGGGCGGGGGTGCGACCGGAACCAGCCGGCAATTCCGGCGAGGTGATGCGCCTTTTGCGAAGTGAGGGATTTCTTGAACTTCCCCCGGAAGCCCGCACTTTGGAAGCGGGCGAGTCCTTTCCCTTCCGACCTTGGCTATGA
- the moaC gene encoding cyclic pyranopterin monophosphate synthase MoaC → MSTTSLTDVSAKAVTARVARASCRIVFQPGVFAQLAAENFRVKKGRLEEIAGLAGMMGAKKTPDLIPHCHPLALQKIEVEVRPEAERFSLKVVCTCRCQGQTGVEMEALTGASVAALTLYDLCKYQGQRMTISELQLEEKTGGKSDYQR, encoded by the coding sequence ATGAGCACCACTTCCCTGACTGATGTCTCCGCGAAAGCGGTCACGGCGCGGGTGGCGCGGGCCAGTTGTCGGATTGTTTTTCAGCCGGGGGTGTTCGCTCAGTTGGCGGCTGAGAATTTCCGGGTCAAAAAAGGTCGCTTGGAGGAGATCGCGGGTTTGGCCGGCATGATGGGGGCCAAGAAGACGCCCGATCTCATTCCTCACTGCCACCCTTTGGCCTTGCAGAAGATCGAGGTGGAGGTCCGGCCCGAAGCGGAGCGATTCAGTTTGAAAGTGGTCTGCACCTGCCGCTGCCAAGGGCAGACGGGCGTGGAGATGGAAGCGCTGACGGGCGCTTCGGTCGCGGCGCTGACCTTGTATGACCTGTGCAAGTATCAGGGCCAGCGGATGACGATCAGCGAACTCCAGTTGGAGGAGAAGACGGGCGGCAAAAGCGATTACCAGCGATGA
- a CDS encoding NTP transferase domain-containing protein has protein sequence MTPPYGLILAGGRSRRMGRDKAALVYHGLPQTEWLRALLEPFCQEIFLSVREASESPQGKELVDRQPGEGPLGAIASAFEAYPEVPWLVVACDLPYVQPTLLQALLGAREGGRPVVSFESDFDGKSEPLCALYEPEAGETVRRAFSAGQRCPRSVIEELGVELLPLPIAGALDNVNTPDEAAAVEDKLRMPWARLQVSYFAQLAEEAGKTQETLEGAFGSLGELYERLRERYGFSLDRSRVRVAQNEEFAHWGDAPLAQAEIAFLPPFAGG, from the coding sequence ATGACGCCTCCTTACGGTCTCATTCTGGCGGGGGGGCGCAGTCGGCGGATGGGTCGCGACAAGGCGGCCCTCGTCTACCACGGTCTCCCGCAGACGGAGTGGCTCCGAGCTTTGCTCGAGCCCTTTTGTCAGGAGATTTTTTTGAGCGTGCGGGAGGCGAGTGAGTCGCCCCAGGGAAAGGAGCTGGTCGACCGCCAGCCCGGCGAGGGGCCGCTGGGGGCGATCGCCTCCGCCTTCGAGGCTTACCCAGAGGTCCCGTGGTTGGTGGTGGCCTGCGATTTGCCTTACGTGCAGCCAACTCTGTTGCAAGCGCTTCTGGGAGCGCGCGAGGGAGGGCGGCCGGTGGTTTCTTTTGAGAGCGATTTCGATGGCAAGAGTGAGCCGCTCTGCGCGCTCTATGAGCCGGAAGCGGGGGAGACGGTTCGGCGGGCTTTTTCCGCGGGCCAACGATGTCCGCGGAGTGTCATTGAGGAGCTGGGGGTGGAGCTTTTGCCTTTGCCGATTGCGGGGGCGCTCGACAATGTCAACACGCCGGACGAGGCGGCGGCGGTCGAGGACAAGCTGCGTATGCCTTGGGCTCGCTTGCAGGTGTCTTACTTCGCGCAGTTGGCGGAAGAGGCGGGCAAGACGCAGGAGACCTTGGAGGGGGCGTTTGGCTCGCTGGGGGAGCTGTATGAGCGGCTGCGAGAGCGCTACGGGTTCAGCTTGGATCGCAGTCGAGTGCGGGTAGCGCAGAATGAGGAGTTTGCCCACTGGGGGGATGCGCCTCTGGCCCAGGCCGAGATCGCTTTTTTGCCGCCTTTTGCCGGAGGGTAG
- a CDS encoding molybdenum cofactor biosynthesis protein MoaE produces the protein MSFEIWSRPIDCPSLRRRLVHSRTGAVVEFTGVVRDHQGGQAVQSLEYSAHEGLAVKEGERILAEVRERFGLELVVAVHRVGHLQVGDLAVWVGVASAHRGAAFAACRLAIDEIKERVPIWKKEHYEGAPASWVENASG, from the coding sequence ATGAGTTTTGAGATTTGGAGCCGTCCCATCGACTGCCCGAGTTTGCGGCGGCGCTTGGTCCATTCCCGGACCGGTGCGGTGGTGGAGTTCACCGGGGTGGTCCGCGATCACCAGGGGGGGCAGGCCGTGCAGTCGCTAGAATACAGCGCCCACGAGGGCTTGGCCGTGAAGGAGGGGGAGCGGATTTTGGCAGAGGTGCGCGAGCGTTTCGGACTGGAGCTGGTGGTGGCGGTTCACCGGGTGGGGCACTTGCAGGTGGGGGACCTGGCGGTCTGGGTGGGAGTGGCTTCGGCCCATCGGGGGGCGGCGTTTGCGGCCTGTCGCCTAGCCATCGATGAGATCAAAGAGCGCGTTCCCATCTGGAAAAAGGAGCACTACGAGGGCGCGCCAGCCAGCTGGGTGGAAAATGCTTCTGGGTGA